A single region of the Devosia sp. FJ2-5-3 genome encodes:
- a CDS encoding MFS transporter, whose protein sequence is MILAVALFMEQMDSTVIATSLPAIAADIGTDAISLKLALTAYFVSLAIFIPISGWMADRFGAKNVFRLAIFVFMLGSLACSFAFSLETFVLSRFFQGIGSSMMTPVGRLLLVRSTPRNELVSAMAWLTMPALIAPVSGPLIGGFLTTYLSWHWIFWINIPIGIIGIICAGLYLKVPDERTPRPIDLVGFVILAVAFSGTVFGLSVISLPALPIIYGYLTIAVGVTACILYLLHAQRVPYPLLDPKLLRHRYFRSTITGGSVFRIGVGAMPFLLPLMLQLGFGLNPFQSGAITFVSAIGAIMSKFVSEWLYSRFGFPRVLGFAAVIGGVLIAAQGTFSVDTPVPVMMAILLAGGVMRSVFFTGSNALGYADVSDEEASQATAMVAVCQQLSIAFGVAVAGAILELTSVFSGGHLGLLNFKIAFLAVGGLSVLASLVYFRLPAHAGSNVSGHIAHNKE, encoded by the coding sequence CTGATTCTCGCGGTCGCCCTGTTCATGGAACAGATGGACTCGACCGTCATCGCGACGTCCCTGCCCGCCATCGCCGCGGATATCGGTACGGATGCCATTTCGCTCAAACTGGCGCTGACGGCGTATTTCGTATCACTGGCGATTTTCATTCCCATCAGTGGATGGATGGCAGACCGGTTCGGCGCCAAGAACGTTTTCCGGCTTGCGATTTTCGTTTTCATGCTTGGCTCGCTTGCCTGCTCCTTCGCCTTTTCCCTCGAGACTTTTGTGCTGTCGCGCTTCTTCCAGGGCATCGGCTCATCAATGATGACGCCAGTGGGGCGGCTGCTGCTGGTGCGCTCGACGCCCCGCAACGAACTGGTATCCGCCATGGCTTGGCTGACCATGCCGGCGCTGATCGCGCCAGTGAGCGGCCCGCTGATCGGCGGGTTCCTCACGACCTATCTCTCCTGGCACTGGATCTTTTGGATCAACATTCCCATCGGCATCATCGGCATCATCTGCGCCGGCCTTTATCTCAAGGTGCCCGATGAGCGTACGCCGCGTCCGATCGATCTGGTGGGCTTTGTGATCCTGGCCGTCGCGTTTTCCGGCACGGTGTTCGGGCTCTCGGTCATCAGCTTGCCGGCGCTTCCGATCATCTATGGCTATCTGACCATCGCCGTGGGCGTGACAGCCTGCATCCTCTATCTGCTGCATGCGCAGCGTGTGCCTTATCCGCTGCTCGATCCGAAACTGCTCCGGCACCGCTATTTCCGATCAACTATTACGGGCGGTTCGGTGTTCCGCATCGGCGTTGGTGCGATGCCGTTCCTGTTGCCGCTGATGCTGCAGCTGGGGTTTGGGCTCAACCCGTTCCAATCGGGAGCCATCACCTTCGTTTCGGCCATTGGCGCCATCATGAGCAAATTCGTCAGCGAGTGGCTCTATTCGCGCTTCGGTTTTCCGCGCGTATTAGGCTTTGCCGCAGTGATCGGTGGCGTGTTGATCGCGGCGCAGGGGACGTTTTCGGTCGATACGCCTGTGCCGGTGATGATGGCAATCCTTCTCGCCGGGGGTGTCATGCGTTCGGTATTCTTCACCGGCTCCAACGCGCTTGGCTATGCCGATGTTTCCGATGAGGAGGCCAGCCAGGCCACTGCCATGGTGGCCGTCTGCCAGCAATTGTCCATCGCATTCGGCGTGGCCGTGGCAGGCGCCATCCTCGAGCTGACCAGCGTGTTCAGCGGCGGACATCTTGGCCTCCTCAACTTCAAGATCGCTTTCCTTGCAGTGGGTGGCCTCAGTGTCCTGGCCAGCCTTGTCTATTTCCGCTTGCCGGCCCATGCCGGGAGCAATGTTTCGGGCCACATAGCCCACAACAAGGAGTGA
- a CDS encoding MDR family MFS transporter: protein MSRSVPLILATAVFMENMDSTVIATSLAAIASDIGTDPISLKLALTAYLVALAIFIPISSWMADRFGARRVFRLAMLVFMIGSICCAMSSSLAQFVGARFLQGMGGAMMGPVARLVLVRATPRHQLVDAMAWLTIPGLIGPIVGPPFGGFLTTYFSWHWIFIINIPIGVLGIVLVGFALPNEQRNRPRNIDGPGFVMAGLAFALFAFGCSVMSLPALPPMYGIVSASLGIGIGYFYVRHALATEYPLLDLRLLRVPNFRITLVAGTFFRLGQGAVPFLFPLMLQLSFGLTPFESGMVTFAGAVGALVAKFVANWIFAHWGFKYPLVISTAISAAGILVMGFYVPGTPIPLMLAILVFTGFWQSTFWTGSNAFTFADIEDKDAGQANVISQVWGQLMFAMGVALGGGTLELAHRLRGGDSLALVDFHIAFFVVAAVGALGSLLFLRLPKNAGHQLLGGPGMH from the coding sequence GTGTCCCGCTCAGTACCGCTCATTCTCGCCACTGCCGTATTCATGGAGAACATGGATTCAACGGTGATCGCAACTTCGCTGGCTGCCATTGCCAGCGATATTGGCACCGACCCGATTTCGCTCAAGCTGGCGCTCACCGCCTATCTCGTGGCGCTCGCCATCTTCATCCCCATTTCGAGTTGGATGGCGGACCGTTTCGGCGCCAGGCGGGTGTTTCGCCTGGCCATGCTCGTGTTCATGATCGGCTCGATTTGCTGCGCCATGTCGAGTTCTCTGGCCCAGTTCGTCGGCGCGCGGTTCCTTCAGGGGATGGGCGGCGCGATGATGGGCCCGGTGGCCCGGCTGGTGCTGGTGCGCGCGACGCCGCGGCACCAATTGGTAGACGCGATGGCGTGGCTGACCATTCCGGGGCTGATCGGACCGATCGTGGGGCCGCCTTTCGGCGGATTCCTCACCACATATTTTTCGTGGCACTGGATCTTCATTATCAACATCCCCATCGGCGTGCTGGGGATCGTACTGGTGGGGTTCGCCCTGCCCAATGAGCAGCGCAACCGGCCCCGCAATATCGATGGCCCCGGCTTTGTGATGGCCGGCCTGGCGTTTGCGCTTTTTGCTTTTGGATGTTCGGTGATGAGCCTGCCCGCGCTGCCCCCGATGTATGGGATCGTCTCCGCATCGCTGGGCATCGGCATTGGCTATTTCTACGTCCGCCATGCGCTGGCGACGGAATATCCGCTGCTCGATCTGCGGCTGCTACGGGTGCCCAATTTCCGCATCACCTTGGTCGCCGGGACATTTTTCCGGCTGGGACAAGGCGCGGTGCCCTTCCTGTTTCCGCTGATGCTGCAGCTCAGTTTCGGTCTGACGCCCTTCGAGAGCGGCATGGTCACCTTTGCCGGCGCGGTAGGGGCGCTGGTCGCCAAATTCGTCGCCAACTGGATCTTTGCCCATTGGGGGTTCAAATATCCGCTGGTGATCTCAACCGCGATTTCGGCCGCGGGCATTTTGGTGATGGGCTTTTATGTACCCGGTACGCCCATCCCGCTGATGCTCGCAATCCTGGTCTTCACCGGCTTCTGGCAGTCGACCTTCTGGACGGGTTCGAACGCCTTCACCTTTGCAGACATAGAGGACAAGGACGCCGGCCAGGCCAACGTGATCAGCCAGGTCTGGGGGCAGTTGATGTTTGCCATGGGCGTCGCGCTGGGCGGCGGCACGCTGGAACTGGCGCACCGGCTGCGGGGCGGCGACAGCCTGGCCCTGGTCGATTTCCACATCGCCTTCTTCGTGGTGGCAGCCGTGGGCGCCTTGGGGTCGCTCCTGTTCTTGCGCCTGCCAAAAAATGCGGGCCACCAATTGCTTGGCGGCCCGGGCATGCATTGA
- a CDS encoding RlmE family RNA methyltransferase has protein sequence MVDKALGTGGRKSDKDLKIRLKTAKGRTTSSTKWLQRQLNDPYVARARSEGYRSRAAFKIKELDEKHKFFRKGMHVVDLGAAPGGWSQVAAKAVGSTTENPLIVGIDYLEMDPIPGVILLQKDFTDEDAPEALIAAMGGHKADVVMSDMAWPTTGHRPTDHLRIVHLIEIAADFAIQVLAPGGTFVAKVFQGGTEHELLHMLKRNFKTTFHAKPPSSRSGSAEAYLVAKGFKGSDAKITPEE, from the coding sequence ATGGTGGATAAGGCTCTCGGAACAGGCGGTCGCAAGTCCGACAAAGACCTCAAAATTCGCCTGAAAACGGCAAAGGGACGGACGACATCCTCGACGAAATGGCTGCAGCGCCAGCTTAACGATCCCTATGTGGCGCGGGCGCGCTCGGAGGGATATCGCTCGCGCGCGGCCTTCAAGATCAAGGAACTCGACGAAAAGCACAAATTCTTCAGGAAGGGCATGCACGTCGTCGATCTGGGCGCAGCGCCCGGCGGCTGGTCGCAGGTTGCGGCCAAGGCGGTAGGCTCGACCACAGAAAACCCGCTGATCGTTGGCATCGACTATCTGGAGATGGATCCCATCCCCGGCGTCATCCTGCTGCAGAAGGATTTTACCGATGAGGACGCGCCCGAAGCGCTGATTGCCGCCATGGGTGGCCACAAGGCAGACGTTGTCATGAGTGACATGGCCTGGCCGACGACCGGCCACCGCCCCACCGACCACCTGCGCATCGTGCACCTCATCGAAATTGCCGCCGACTTTGCCATCCAGGTCCTCGCACCCGGCGGCACATTTGTCGCAAAAGTGTTCCAGGGCGGCACCGAGCATGAGCTTCTTCACATGCTCAAGCGCAACTTCAAGACCACGTTCCACGCCAAGCCCCCCTCCAGCCGTTCTGGCTCCGCGGAAGCTTACCTCGTCGCGAAGGGTTTCAAGGGCTCGGACGCTAAAATCACTCCTGAGGAGTGA
- a CDS encoding Ppx/GppA phosphatase family protein: protein MTDSIRSAAAPVPRADTALRTPADGNRKGRAGAAPPPVAELRTGHSPPPRRQRGPLYAALDLGTNNCRLLIARPHDHGFRVLDGFTRIVRLGEGVSVTGRLGDAAMDRTMDALRQCRNKLRDHQPTRMRLIATEACRAAENGPAFLERVKGELGIELEIVDRRTEAELAVTGCADLIDSSAQGALMFDIGGGSSELAWLDFRGGRPRSQGRMSASIRSWQSLPVGVVSIAERFGGVNVTPEIFESMVSFVSDHLRQFRGREKLRQMIGTHPVHLIGTSGTVTTLAGLHLGLERYERQKVDGLWMRRDQVDETMRILLNMPFERRVAHACIGKDRADLVLPGCAIFEAIRREWPTERVRVADRGLREGILISLMDADRAHARPYRAKKRNGHGG, encoded by the coding sequence GTGACCGATTCTATTCGGTCCGCCGCTGCGCCGGTCCCTCGGGCCGACACGGCGCTCCGCACCCCTGCCGATGGCAATCGGAAGGGAAGGGCAGGGGCTGCGCCCCCGCCAGTGGCGGAGCTGCGGACGGGGCATTCCCCGCCTCCAAGACGCCAGCGCGGGCCGCTCTACGCGGCTCTCGACCTGGGAACGAATAATTGCCGCCTGCTCATTGCCCGACCGCACGATCATGGTTTTCGCGTGCTCGACGGTTTTACGCGCATCGTTCGCCTCGGCGAGGGCGTGTCGGTGACCGGGCGCCTGGGCGACGCAGCCATGGATCGAACCATGGATGCCCTGCGCCAGTGCCGCAACAAGCTGCGCGATCACCAGCCCACGCGCATGCGCCTCATTGCCACCGAAGCCTGCCGTGCCGCTGAAAATGGCCCGGCCTTTCTCGAACGGGTCAAGGGCGAGCTCGGCATCGAGCTGGAGATCGTCGATCGCCGCACCGAGGCCGAACTGGCCGTCACCGGCTGCGCCGACCTCATCGACAGCTCCGCCCAGGGCGCCTTGATGTTCGACATCGGCGGCGGCTCGTCCGAACTGGCCTGGCTCGATTTCCGGGGTGGCCGTCCGCGCTCGCAAGGGCGTATGTCGGCCTCGATTCGCTCCTGGCAGTCCTTGCCGGTGGGCGTCGTCTCCATCGCCGAGCGTTTTGGCGGCGTGAACGTGACCCCCGAGATTTTCGAATCAATGGTGTCTTTCGTTTCAGACCATTTGCGCCAGTTCCGCGGCCGCGAGAAATTGCGCCAGATGATCGGCACGCATCCGGTCCACCTCATCGGCACCTCGGGAACTGTAACCACGCTCGCGGGATTGCATCTCGGTCTCGAACGCTATGAGCGCCAGAAGGTCGATGGATTGTGGATGCGCCGCGATCAAGTCGATGAGACAATGCGCATCCTGCTCAATATGCCTTTCGAGCGGCGCGTGGCCCATGCTTGTATCGGCAAGGACAGGGCGGATCTCGTGCTCCCGGGCTGTGCAATATTTGAAGCCATTCGTCGCGAATGGCCAACCGAGCGCGTACGCGTGGCCGATCGCGGGCTCAGGGAAGGCATTCTGATTTCCCTGATGGACGCAGATCGGGCCCATGCGCGCCCCTATCGCGCAAAGAAGAGGAATGGTCATGGTGGATAA
- a CDS encoding site-specific integrase, whose amino-acid sequence MAGNLRLRGARYHFRKKLPVKLRQRLGQYEVVRSLETSDYRLARQRSRFLWLATQKVFDWVDKNPTLTKAQVDAAVARFIQKVEWADEIRLAADGALYDHHGDAPHDADALIRETDAEELRAALAHNDTSYVQKYINTLKLDLGPSLTQVDEKLLGRALLAALAKSSDTQATRLRTEFYPYTSGEMGDLQPIEEPEATEEPPAPAAAPAPAHIQGFASMTFSEAWSEAMADNLATSSSDDADVKWDEGKVAHAGSTLNLWTAIHGHAALSKTTPELAITFRRTAARLPALYHREKKWRDWPVADIIADADLEDARGEKDNPGNYQKIRRVSPKTVNRHISVLKTTWEKFVQLRLAPAELANPFNSLHTPVRKTTHIIIEERDQFTLEEICILFAAPVWTGCRSKGRRQIPGPMIIRDWKYWVPLLGAYTGMRREEICALTVADFEQVRGIWIINLRKAKKRLKTPGSPRYVPIHDHLIAWGILGDLVHGRDAKEWLFPDLKPSAVARRRGEPFGKWFTPLRRKLGIYRPEVVFHSFRHTVATALRNAEVYMPFVEEITGHEDEARQLEIKRYTKEALVENLKAAIDKLDYGLTLPNRSDTR is encoded by the coding sequence ATGGCGGGGAATCTGCGGCTGCGCGGCGCGCGCTACCATTTTCGTAAGAAGCTTCCGGTCAAACTGCGGCAACGTCTGGGACAGTATGAAGTCGTCCGGTCGCTTGAAACTTCAGACTATAGGTTGGCTCGCCAGCGATCACGGTTTCTCTGGCTGGCAACTCAAAAGGTGTTCGACTGGGTGGACAAGAATCCGACACTGACGAAGGCTCAGGTTGATGCTGCAGTCGCTCGCTTCATCCAAAAGGTGGAATGGGCAGATGAAATCCGGTTGGCTGCCGATGGTGCCCTTTATGACCACCACGGCGATGCGCCGCACGATGCAGACGCGTTGATCCGCGAAACCGATGCAGAGGAGCTACGGGCTGCCCTGGCTCATAACGATACCTCCTATGTTCAGAAGTACATCAACACGTTGAAGCTTGACCTTGGTCCCTCTTTGACGCAGGTGGACGAAAAGCTTCTTGGTCGGGCGCTGCTTGCTGCATTGGCTAAGAGCAGCGACACGCAGGCAACGCGGCTGCGGACCGAATTCTATCCTTATACAAGCGGCGAAATGGGCGACCTGCAGCCCATCGAAGAACCAGAAGCAACTGAGGAGCCGCCAGCTCCAGCAGCCGCGCCGGCGCCTGCACATATACAAGGCTTCGCCAGCATGACGTTCAGCGAGGCGTGGTCCGAAGCTATGGCCGATAATCTCGCCACGTCGAGCAGCGACGACGCCGATGTGAAGTGGGATGAAGGCAAAGTGGCACACGCCGGCAGCACGCTCAACTTATGGACGGCCATCCACGGCCATGCGGCGCTGTCCAAGACAACGCCTGAGCTTGCAATCACGTTTCGCAGAACTGCTGCGCGCCTTCCGGCGCTCTATCATCGCGAGAAGAAGTGGCGCGACTGGCCCGTTGCCGACATCATCGCCGATGCGGACTTAGAGGACGCGCGTGGTGAAAAAGACAATCCTGGAAACTACCAAAAAATAAGGCGGGTTAGCCCGAAAACAGTGAACAGGCACATTTCGGTGCTCAAGACGACCTGGGAGAAGTTCGTCCAGCTTCGCCTAGCGCCCGCCGAATTGGCAAACCCATTCAATTCACTGCACACACCCGTCCGGAAGACCACGCACATCATCATTGAGGAGCGCGACCAGTTCACCCTTGAGGAAATCTGCATCTTGTTCGCGGCCCCTGTCTGGACCGGTTGCCGGTCGAAAGGGCGCCGACAAATTCCGGGACCCATGATTATCCGTGACTGGAAATACTGGGTGCCACTCCTGGGTGCCTACACAGGGATGCGTCGCGAGGAAATCTGCGCCCTGACGGTAGCAGATTTCGAGCAGGTGCGCGGCATCTGGATCATCAATCTGCGGAAGGCGAAGAAGCGGCTCAAGACGCCGGGATCGCCTCGCTACGTCCCCATCCACGATCACCTCATTGCATGGGGCATTCTCGGCGATCTTGTCCATGGACGAGACGCAAAGGAATGGTTATTCCCAGATTTGAAGCCCAGTGCTGTTGCGCGACGACGAGGCGAGCCTTTTGGAAAATGGTTTACGCCGCTGCGGCGCAAGCTCGGCATCTATCGGCCCGAAGTTGTTTTCCATTCGTTCCGGCACACAGTGGCTACCGCTCTACGGAATGCGGAAGTTTACATGCCGTTCGTAGAGGAAATAACCGGTCATGAAGACGAGGCACGGCAGCTTGAAATCAAGCGTTATACTAAAGAAGCGCTGGTCGAGAACTTAAAGGCTGCAATTGACAAGCTTGACTATGGCCTCACGCTTCCAAATCGATCCGATACCCGTTAG
- a CDS encoding BglII/BstYI family type II restriction endonuclease — protein MKVSLHSHCAGSERVPSHILDDVLAAADAIDVRLERGAAPRIRDHFVAALRSKGWSSEVTVSRDSDMSITSMREDIGLCLQTGNMARMYADLMKLQTLYLNDAIKGAVFVLPSQPVALAIGDNIAQATRLERELEIFRKAFYVPTLIVALE, from the coding sequence ATGAAGGTTTCGTTGCATAGTCATTGTGCGGGTTCGGAACGAGTGCCGTCCCACATATTGGATGATGTCCTTGCAGCCGCCGATGCCATTGACGTTCGCTTGGAGCGAGGCGCGGCGCCACGCATTCGTGATCATTTCGTTGCGGCCCTTCGGTCAAAAGGCTGGTCAAGCGAAGTAACTGTTTCTCGCGATTCTGACATGAGCATCACCTCAATGCGTGAGGACATTGGCCTATGCCTGCAGACTGGCAATATGGCCCGAATGTACGCCGACTTGATGAAGCTTCAGACGCTGTATCTCAATGACGCCATCAAAGGCGCGGTGTTTGTGTTGCCATCCCAACCCGTCGCGTTGGCAATCGGCGACAATATAGCCCAGGCTACGCGGCTTGAGCGCGAGCTCGAGATTTTTCGCAAGGCCTTCTATGTTCCGACGCTGATCGTCGCACTGGAGTGA
- a CDS encoding DEAD/DEAH box helicase, producing the protein MSPPFAPTWPNMLSLAYRAKDGRAAFTWDAGDGASNWSAMLTRVAYDASPDTTLEGVAGFSLPWWAFVGARDQFLQVFRANGLKFGSGLSITPEAKDLLRSSQRAAESYWAASGASPLSLDELRSSLDASGFARSLSEHQAPNVARLAALPAAATFSVPGAGKTTEALAFFTLRAQPGDRLLVIAPKNAFAAWDEQILECLPKASSTFLRLRGGYDRIRAALAADPPLMLMTYQQLPRVQDLITQHLAQHRTFVFLDESHRIKSGVNGASGRSVIELSHLPIGKLIMSGTPMPQSVSDLVPQFQFLYPEVRVEEQTVVDLVRPIYVRTNKKQLGLPAVTRHLVSLPMAPVQRELYELMRLEVAREASAVLDARGRQTFRALGRSVSRLLQFVSNPSLLAAQIGFAHHDLLASVLAEGEGPKLEYVLKRARQLSHQGHKVLIWSSFVRNVEYIASRLSDLGAVYIHGGVDAGEEDDADTREGKIKAFHDDHNVRVMVANPAAASEGISLHRVCHHAIYLDRTFNAAHYLQSEDRIHRFGLPEDQETVIEIVECVDTVDETVRNRLGFKIGEMAKALEDSSLAPDPIPIDPVQVGTADVEDYVTGLQLEDIQAIAAELGQPK; encoded by the coding sequence GTGTCGCCGCCATTCGCGCCTACCTGGCCGAACATGCTTAGCCTGGCCTACCGGGCCAAGGACGGCAGGGCCGCTTTCACCTGGGACGCCGGGGATGGCGCTAGCAATTGGTCGGCCATGCTCACCCGGGTCGCCTATGACGCCAGCCCGGACACCACGCTGGAAGGCGTGGCAGGGTTTTCCCTGCCGTGGTGGGCGTTCGTCGGCGCTCGCGACCAGTTCCTGCAGGTGTTCCGCGCCAACGGATTGAAGTTCGGCTCAGGCCTTTCCATCACTCCCGAAGCCAAGGACCTTCTGCGGTCGTCGCAGCGGGCCGCAGAGAGCTATTGGGCAGCGTCAGGTGCGTCGCCCCTGTCTCTTGATGAGCTGAGGTCCTCGCTTGACGCTTCAGGCTTCGCCCGGAGCCTGTCCGAACACCAGGCTCCCAATGTGGCCCGCCTCGCCGCTCTCCCGGCAGCGGCAACCTTCTCGGTTCCGGGCGCCGGCAAGACAACCGAAGCGCTCGCCTTCTTCACGCTTCGCGCTCAGCCTGGCGATCGCCTTCTGGTGATCGCCCCAAAGAACGCCTTTGCAGCTTGGGACGAACAAATCCTGGAGTGTCTGCCAAAAGCTTCGTCCACCTTTTTGCGCCTACGCGGCGGTTACGACCGCATTCGTGCTGCCCTGGCGGCGGACCCACCACTGATGCTGATGACCTATCAGCAGCTGCCAAGGGTCCAAGACTTGATCACGCAGCACCTTGCCCAACACCGGACCTTCGTTTTTCTGGACGAAAGCCACCGGATCAAGTCAGGCGTGAACGGAGCCAGCGGACGTTCAGTCATCGAACTGTCGCACCTCCCGATCGGTAAACTGATCATGAGCGGAACGCCAATGCCCCAGTCGGTCAGCGATCTCGTTCCGCAGTTCCAGTTCCTTTATCCGGAAGTTCGCGTCGAGGAGCAGACGGTTGTCGATCTGGTGCGGCCAATTTATGTCCGCACCAACAAGAAGCAACTCGGTCTTCCTGCGGTCACCCGACATCTGGTGTCCTTGCCGATGGCTCCGGTCCAGCGGGAGCTGTACGAACTTATGCGCCTGGAAGTCGCTCGGGAGGCCTCCGCCGTGCTAGACGCCCGTGGTCGGCAGACCTTCCGCGCTTTGGGGCGCTCCGTCTCCCGCCTTCTTCAGTTCGTTTCCAACCCCTCGCTCCTCGCCGCCCAGATCGGCTTTGCTCACCACGACCTTCTTGCATCCGTGCTTGCCGAGGGCGAAGGTCCCAAGCTGGAATACGTCCTCAAGCGGGCCCGCCAGCTTTCGCACCAGGGCCACAAGGTGCTGATCTGGTCGTCCTTTGTCCGCAACGTCGAATATATAGCCTCACGGCTGTCTGATTTGGGCGCAGTCTACATTCACGGCGGGGTGGACGCCGGCGAAGAGGATGACGCCGACACCCGAGAGGGCAAGATCAAGGCCTTCCATGATGACCACAACGTCCGGGTGATGGTGGCCAATCCTGCCGCTGCCAGCGAGGGCATCAGCCTGCACCGCGTCTGTCATCATGCGATCTATCTAGACCGCACCTTCAACGCCGCTCATTACCTTCAGTCGGAGGATCGGATACACCGCTTCGGCCTGCCGGAGGATCAGGAGACGGTCATCGAGATTGTCGAATGCGTCGATACCGTCGATGAAACAGTTCGCAACCGGCTCGGCTTCAAGATCGGCGAAATGGCTAAGGCGTTGGAAGACTCATCCTTAGCGCCGGACCCCATCCCGATCGACCCGGTCCAGGTCGGAACCGCAGATGTCGAGGACTATGTTACCGGGCTTCAGTTGGAGGACATACAAGCGATCGCCGCTGAACTGGGGCAGCCGAAGTGA